The following are encoded together in the Flavobacterium sp. TR2 genome:
- a CDS encoding TonB-dependent receptor, which yields MKKIYFTLLIIGQCVFAQNKTAQDTTKQELENVFVTANRTATLRKETPVAISKLTAKTINETKATAVYEIINKTPGVLMVNLGNEQHMMSIRQPMTTNAYYLYLEDGLPIRPMGIFNHNALLEINQYNLQSIEIVKGPVSSLYGPEAVGGTINLISLKPPVDPEFKFGVQADNYGYRRFQAAGGATIGKVGFHIAGISSLQENGWMTYSDYNKDNLNARIDYNISPSTRLISNTMYGKYYSDMSGTVNEEAFNNRTYKSTSDFTYRKSDALRTRVTLEHDWNANSNSYITAYLRDNKLGQNPSYGIKWSPTVNPTTAKGEVNSNNFKSYGAIGQHTQKFDFLNTKIVAGALYDYSPVTYWSYVIDLKANLNPGQPGKQTVDSYEIVAEHPDSKLSDYTADIFNTAGYAQISFNPIEKLVITVGGRYDNMKVNYDNAIDLSTGSKMYDKFTFKIGANYNPTEFAGFYGNYSQGFAPPGITSIFRAKPGTGGTSGVPAEFYYNLKPADFDNYEVGGWFSFLENKLNIDYAFYYMEGKNELLNIKLPDNSTDYRSAGETRHKGIEFGASYRPSKQFNIRLGGTYAQHTYIDFKLSDKPSDPIQDLNGKEMPSAPKWSGNSEVSYYPNWLPNLRTSLEWQLVGSYYQDQINTVKYDGYNIFNARIGYQWKKIEVYGNVLNLTDKLYAYNVTRTNAANAQPTYTAAAPRTFVFGIQYNFSLKK from the coding sequence ATGAAAAAAATATATTTTACCCTATTGATCATAGGGCAATGTGTCTTTGCACAAAACAAAACCGCACAAGACACAACAAAGCAAGAACTTGAAAATGTTTTTGTAACGGCCAATCGTACAGCAACTTTAAGAAAAGAAACGCCAGTTGCTATAAGCAAATTAACCGCCAAAACAATTAACGAAACAAAAGCAACTGCAGTTTACGAAATCATTAATAAAACGCCTGGCGTGCTAATGGTGAATTTAGGCAACGAACAGCATATGATGTCAATTCGCCAGCCTATGACTACAAATGCTTATTATTTATACCTTGAAGATGGATTGCCAATTCGTCCAATGGGAATTTTTAATCATAATGCCTTATTAGAAATAAACCAATACAATCTGCAAAGCATTGAAATTGTAAAAGGACCTGTTTCTTCTTTGTACGGGCCAGAAGCCGTTGGCGGAACCATCAATCTGATTTCCTTAAAACCACCTGTAGATCCTGAATTTAAATTTGGAGTTCAGGCCGACAATTATGGATACAGAAGATTTCAAGCTGCTGGAGGAGCAACAATCGGAAAAGTTGGTTTTCATATTGCTGGAATTTCAAGTTTGCAGGAAAATGGCTGGATGACGTATTCTGATTATAATAAGGATAATTTGAACGCCAGAATTGATTACAACATTTCGCCTTCTACGCGACTGATCAGCAATACGATGTACGGAAAGTATTATTCTGACATGAGCGGAACAGTCAATGAAGAAGCTTTTAACAATAGAACTTACAAAAGCACTTCTGATTTTACCTATAGAAAATCGGATGCTTTGAGAACTCGTGTAACGTTAGAACATGACTGGAATGCTAATTCTAACAGTTACATTACAGCCTATTTGCGTGATAATAAATTAGGGCAAAATCCGTCTTATGGAATTAAATGGAGTCCGACAGTAAATCCAACAACAGCCAAAGGTGAAGTAAATTCAAACAACTTTAAAAGTTATGGCGCAATTGGACAGCACACGCAAAAATTTGATTTCTTGAATACCAAAATTGTGGCTGGAGCTTTATACGATTATTCTCCTGTGACTTATTGGTCGTATGTAATTGATTTAAAAGCCAATTTGAATCCAGGACAGCCAGGAAAACAAACAGTAGATTCGTATGAGATCGTTGCTGAACATCCAGATTCTAAACTTTCTGATTATACAGCTGATATTTTCAATACAGCTGGTTACGCGCAAATCAGCTTTAATCCAATCGAAAAATTAGTTATTACAGTCGGCGGCCGTTATGACAACATGAAAGTGAATTATGATAATGCTATTGACCTTTCTACAGGAAGCAAAATGTATGACAAATTTACTTTCAAGATTGGAGCCAATTATAACCCCACAGAATTTGCAGGCTTTTATGGTAATTATTCTCAAGGATTTGCTCCTCCTGGCATTACTTCTATTTTTAGAGCCAAACCAGGAACCGGCGGTACTTCTGGCGTTCCTGCAGAATTTTATTACAACTTAAAACCAGCAGATTTTGACAATTATGAAGTTGGCGGATGGTTTTCGTTTTTAGAAAACAAATTAAACATTGATTATGCTTTTTACTATATGGAAGGTAAAAATGAATTACTGAACATCAAACTTCCAGACAATTCAACCGATTATCGCTCAGCAGGAGAAACGCGCCATAAAGGAATCGAGTTTGGCGCTTCTTACAGACCTTCAAAACAATTTAATATTCGTCTTGGCGGAACTTACGCGCAGCATACTTACATTGATTTTAAACTTTCAGACAAACCATCAGATCCGATTCAGGATTTAAACGGAAAAGAAATGCCTTCTGCTCCAAAATGGTCAGGAAATTCAGAAGTGAGCTATTATCCCAACTGGCTTCCTAATTTAAGAACATCTTTAGAATGGCAACTTGTAGGCAGTTACTATCAAGATCAAATTAATACAGTAAAATATGATGGCTACAATATTTTCAACGCTAGAATTGGCTATCAATGGAAAAAAATTGAGGTTTATGGAAATGTATTAAATCTTACGGACAAACTATATGCGTATAATGTTACAAGAACGAATGCTGCCAATGCCCAACCCACATATACTGCCGCTGCACCGAGAACTTTTGTATTCGGAATTCAATATAATTTTTCATTAAAAAAATAA
- the cysC gene encoding adenylyl-sulfate kinase, with product MILIQFTGLSGSGKTTLAENVRHLLLQNNYEAEIVDGDVYRQTICKDLGFSKEDRCENVRRLFNVGRSLIEENKIVLMSVINPYENVRNELRAFEFVKTVFLDCSIANLIERDPKGLYKRALLPDHDQNKIRSFTGISDVFEIPEKADLVLKTDSETVSVSANKLYNFIISNLNF from the coding sequence ATGATTTTAATTCAATTTACAGGGTTGTCTGGTTCAGGAAAAACCACATTGGCAGAAAATGTCAGGCATCTGCTGCTTCAAAATAATTATGAAGCTGAGATAGTAGATGGCGACGTTTACCGACAGACAATTTGTAAAGATTTAGGATTTTCTAAAGAAGACCGTTGCGAAAATGTACGGCGTCTTTTTAATGTTGGCCGGAGTTTGATTGAGGAAAATAAAATCGTTCTGATGTCAGTTATAAATCCCTATGAAAATGTTAGAAATGAATTACGGGCTTTTGAATTCGTAAAAACAGTATTTCTAGATTGTTCCATTGCCAATCTCATTGAAAGAGATCCGAAAGGATTGTACAAAAGAGCATTATTGCCAGACCATGATCAAAATAAAATTAGGAGTTTTACCGGTATAAGCGATGTTTTTGAAATCCCAGAAAAAGCAGATTTAGTATTAAAAACAGATTCTGAAACGGTTTCGGTTTCTGCCAATAAACTGTACAATTTTATAATTAGCAATTTAAATTTTTAG
- a CDS encoding sterol desaturase family protein — MIFESWLQQLTQFNLFWLFIFFLIENSVLVGLSVLVGKIMEPENTFLKNTDQKWVFSTLLCNTVITLIGFELYRCGILKIDFSASAKNIIFDTLLLILLMDLFMFIFHFLVHQLKWLYPIHKLHHTHIETNVYSLYVLHPIETLGFGFIWLFLITVLEFNYLSIIIYLILNLSYGIFGHLKKDIFPSFWYSNYFTKWISTTKFHNDHHKNESHNYGFYFTIWDKIFKTII, encoded by the coding sequence ATGATTTTTGAAAGCTGGCTGCAGCAGTTAACCCAGTTCAATCTCTTCTGGCTCTTTATTTTCTTTTTGATCGAAAATTCAGTCCTAGTCGGATTATCAGTTTTGGTTGGAAAAATAATGGAACCTGAAAACACTTTTTTGAAGAATACAGATCAAAAATGGGTGTTTTCTACGCTGCTTTGCAATACAGTCATCACTTTAATCGGCTTTGAATTGTATCGCTGCGGAATTCTAAAAATAGATTTTTCAGCTTCCGCTAAAAACATCATTTTTGATACGCTTTTACTGATTCTGCTAATGGATCTTTTCATGTTTATTTTTCATTTTCTGGTCCATCAATTAAAATGGCTTTACCCAATCCATAAACTGCATCACACGCATATCGAAACCAATGTCTACAGTTTGTATGTCCTTCACCCAATAGAAACTTTAGGTTTTGGCTTTATATGGCTGTTTTTAATTACGGTTTTGGAATTTAATTATTTGAGCATCATTATTTATTTGATTCTAAATCTGTCTTATGGAATATTTGGACATTTAAAAAAAGACATATTCCCTTCTTTTTGGTACAGCAATTACTTTACAAAATGGATTTCGACGACTAAATTCCATAATGACCATCATAAAAATGAGTCTCACAATTACGGCTTTTACTTTACAATTTGGGATAAAATTTTCAAAACCATAATTTAA
- a CDS encoding sulfotransferase family protein, translating into MESIQELILNWIPIKLIEKEKEKEVYFEWIYFSDIPFAEPFFEETIVKCYSHIYNSKPFKLVSTAQNLIDWSKELDFVALKGLVFHVSRCGSTMLSQSLATCSENIMVSEAPIIDQILRSDAFDTEVKAVLLKSVIRLLGQKRFAEQKNLIIKLDAWSIFKAPYLRSVFPEVPFALLYRNPGEVLRSHQNKAGMHMIPNLIPSKVFGITPKEIQGMSFRQYQAVVLEKYFRGFLDFYKTDRNVVMLNYNDGMKNVIERFISFIAVDFSESELNVMLERLKNHSKNENNVFAGDSYQDDILSANLDEVNVLHEKLNANFVEDLAR; encoded by the coding sequence ATGGAAAGTATACAAGAGCTTATTTTAAATTGGATTCCGATTAAATTGATCGAAAAAGAGAAAGAGAAAGAGGTCTATTTTGAGTGGATTTATTTTTCGGATATTCCTTTTGCAGAACCTTTTTTTGAAGAGACAATCGTGAAATGCTACAGCCACATCTATAATTCAAAACCTTTTAAATTAGTAAGTACAGCACAAAATCTGATTGACTGGTCTAAAGAACTGGATTTTGTAGCATTAAAAGGATTGGTTTTTCATGTCTCAAGATGCGGATCTACCATGCTGAGTCAGTCTCTAGCAACGTGCTCTGAAAATATTATGGTTTCTGAGGCTCCTATTATCGATCAGATTTTAAGAAGCGATGCTTTTGATACAGAGGTTAAAGCGGTTTTGCTGAAATCGGTCATCAGGTTGCTTGGGCAGAAGAGATTTGCCGAACAAAAGAATCTTATTATAAAACTGGATGCGTGGAGTATTTTTAAGGCTCCTTATTTAAGATCGGTTTTTCCTGAAGTTCCTTTTGCTTTGCTGTATCGAAATCCGGGAGAGGTTTTAAGGTCTCATCAAAATAAGGCAGGAATGCATATGATTCCAAATTTAATTCCGTCAAAGGTGTTTGGAATTACTCCTAAAGAAATTCAAGGTATGAGTTTTCGGCAGTATCAAGCTGTGGTTTTAGAAAAGTATTTTCGCGGTTTTCTTGATTTTTATAAAACAGACCGCAATGTTGTAATGCTCAATTATAATGACGGCATGAAAAATGTCATAGAGCGCTTTATATCTTTTATTGCTGTCGATTTTTCTGAAAGCGAATTAAATGTCATGCTGGAACGCTTGAAAAATCATTCTAAAAATGAAAATAATGTTTTTGCCGGTGACTCTTATCAAGATGATATTTTGTCTGCAAATTTGGATGAAGTGAACGTTCTGCACGAAAAACTTAATGCTAATTTCGTTGAAGATTTAGCCCGTTGA
- the purB gene encoding adenylosuccinate lyase yields the protein MTTLNELNAISPIDGRYRNKTQNLAPFFSEEALIKYRVLVEVEYFIALCQIPLPQLQGIDSSLFESLRNIYKNFSTEDALWIKETEKVTNHDVKAVEYFIKDAFEKLGLSQYKEFIHFGLTSQDINNTAIPLSTKEAFEQVYMPTLIAVIAKLKELSVEWKDIPMLARTHGQPASPTRLGKEILVFVERLEEQMRLLFNIPFAAKFGGATGNFNAHHVAYPQIDWKQFGNKFVETDLGLKHSFPTTQIEHYDHFAAFFDALKRINTIIIDLDRDIWTYVSMDYFKQKIKAGEIGSSAMPHKVNPIDFENSEGNLGIANAIFEHLAAKLPISRLQRDLTDSTVLRNVGVPFGHTIIAFEATLKGLNKLLLNESKFTEDLEKNWAVVAEAIQTILRREAYPNPYEALKGLTRTNEAIDKNAIHNFIATLEVSDAVRAELLAITPSNYTGI from the coding sequence ATGACTACTCTAAACGAATTGAATGCTATATCGCCAATTGACGGAAGATATAGAAATAAAACTCAAAATTTAGCGCCTTTCTTCTCTGAAGAAGCTTTAATAAAATACCGCGTTTTGGTTGAAGTGGAATACTTTATTGCTTTATGCCAGATTCCATTACCTCAACTGCAAGGCATTGACTCTAGTTTATTTGAAAGTTTGAGAAACATTTATAAAAATTTCTCAACTGAAGATGCTCTTTGGATTAAAGAAACAGAAAAAGTAACCAACCACGACGTAAAAGCGGTTGAATACTTTATTAAAGATGCGTTTGAAAAATTAGGTTTGTCTCAATACAAAGAGTTCATTCACTTCGGATTAACGTCTCAAGATATTAATAATACAGCTATTCCGCTTTCTACAAAAGAAGCGTTTGAGCAAGTTTATATGCCAACTTTAATTGCAGTAATTGCAAAATTAAAAGAATTAAGCGTTGAGTGGAAAGACATTCCGATGCTGGCACGCACGCACGGACAGCCTGCTTCTCCTACTCGTTTAGGAAAAGAGATTTTGGTTTTCGTAGAGCGTCTAGAAGAGCAAATGCGTTTACTGTTCAATATTCCGTTTGCCGCTAAATTTGGAGGAGCAACAGGAAATTTCAATGCGCATCACGTAGCATACCCGCAGATTGACTGGAAACAATTCGGAAATAAATTTGTTGAAACAGATCTTGGTTTAAAACATTCTTTCCCAACCACTCAAATTGAGCACTACGATCATTTTGCCGCTTTCTTTGATGCATTGAAAAGAATCAATACTATTATCATCGATTTAGACCGTGATATCTGGACGTATGTTTCAATGGATTACTTTAAACAAAAAATCAAAGCGGGAGAAATTGGTTCGTCTGCAATGCCACACAAAGTAAACCCAATTGATTTTGAAAACTCTGAAGGAAACTTAGGAATTGCAAATGCTATTTTTGAACATTTAGCTGCAAAACTTCCAATTTCAAGATTACAGCGCGATCTAACTGACAGTACTGTTTTACGTAACGTTGGAGTTCCTTTTGGACATACGATTATTGCTTTTGAAGCAACTTTAAAAGGTTTGAACAAATTGCTTTTGAATGAAAGTAAATTTACTGAAGATTTAGAGAAAAACTGGGCTGTAGTAGCTGAAGCAATTCAGACTATTTTGCGTCGTGAAGCATATCCAAATCCGTACGAAGCTTTAAAAGGTCTGACAAGAACTAATGAAGCAATCGACAAAAATGCGATTCATAATTTCATTGCAACTCTTGAAGTTTCAGATGCTGTTAGAGCCGAATTATTGGCTATAACTCCTAGTAATTACACAGGAATTTAA
- a CDS encoding PepSY-associated TM helix domain-containing protein, which produces MSKETNKKSPKKKDSKVIKKVKQNMYKWHRVIGLITVVPVIFWTFSGLMHPFMAHFFKPEIAHDKIEQPIIDKSQLHYSIQEVLLKNEISQFKNFRIVAFNNATYYQVKTILGELWYYDANTAKKLENGDHKYAEWLSRYFLDDQKSAVKNSEVVTEFTSQYKYVNRYLPVYKLSFDRPDAMQVYVETSSSKLATYNPISRQAFIWFFDTFHNWSFIDAISNNSVRIITMILLLSIIGFSALSGILIYGLLWKQFKKTDSLAPKKGLRKYHRQIGIWISLFTLTFAFSGAYHATTKWNPYTLSQMVYEPTFVTKEIPEANNNLNLDWSRFQNISLIMLNDSTYYRCQLLEKNTKRFKIPKSDSKWTKKEDQKSESIYINAATNKVTPNLDLEYAEFLAYYFTDGAPKASCCEMIETSKDDSQPSFENIKLLESKVLTDFDSREYGFVNKRLPVVKLAYDTPQKTTYFIETSTSRLAAVVNNSDRVEGYSFAILHKFLFMDWAGKNIRDLATVLAALSILIVSILGFILFLKK; this is translated from the coding sequence ATGAGTAAAGAAACAAACAAAAAGTCTCCAAAGAAAAAGGATTCTAAAGTCATTAAAAAAGTCAAACAAAATATGTACAAATGGCATCGTGTTATTGGTTTGATTACGGTTGTTCCTGTAATTTTCTGGACATTTTCTGGTTTGATGCATCCTTTTATGGCACACTTTTTTAAACCTGAAATTGCTCATGATAAAATTGAACAACCCATAATCGATAAAAGCCAATTGCATTATTCTATTCAAGAGGTTTTACTGAAAAATGAAATATCGCAATTCAAAAATTTCAGGATTGTTGCTTTCAATAACGCTACTTATTATCAGGTAAAAACAATTCTAGGCGAACTTTGGTATTATGATGCGAACACGGCCAAAAAGTTGGAAAATGGAGATCACAAATATGCCGAATGGCTTTCTCGTTATTTCTTAGACGATCAAAAAAGTGCGGTGAAAAATAGCGAAGTTGTAACCGAATTTACTTCGCAATATAAATATGTCAACCGTTATTTGCCCGTTTACAAATTAAGTTTTGACCGTCCAGATGCCATGCAGGTATATGTAGAAACTTCTTCGAGCAAATTGGCAACCTATAATCCGATTTCTCGGCAAGCTTTCATCTGGTTTTTTGACACTTTTCATAATTGGTCTTTTATTGATGCCATAAGCAACAATAGCGTCCGAATTATTACAATGATTTTACTATTGTCAATAATTGGTTTTTCTGCCTTGAGCGGTATTTTAATTTATGGTTTGCTTTGGAAACAATTCAAAAAAACAGATAGTTTGGCTCCGAAAAAAGGTTTAAGAAAATACCACCGCCAAATTGGAATTTGGATTTCGCTTTTTACATTGACTTTTGCTTTCAGCGGCGCGTATCATGCGACTACAAAATGGAATCCTTATACTTTATCGCAAATGGTTTACGAACCAACTTTTGTCACCAAAGAAATTCCTGAAGCAAATAATAATCTAAATTTGGATTGGAGTCGTTTTCAAAACATCAGTTTGATTATGCTAAATGACTCTACATATTACAGATGCCAATTGCTTGAAAAAAACACAAAACGATTTAAAATACCAAAATCAGATTCGAAATGGACCAAAAAAGAGGATCAAAAATCTGAATCGATTTACATTAATGCAGCAACAAATAAAGTCACTCCGAATCTCGATTTAGAATATGCCGAATTTTTAGCGTATTATTTTACGGATGGAGCGCCAAAAGCTTCTTGTTGCGAAATGATCGAAACTTCTAAAGATGATTCTCAGCCTTCTTTTGAAAATATAAAATTGCTTGAATCTAAAGTTTTGACCGATTTTGATAGCAGAGAATATGGTTTTGTCAACAAAAGGCTCCCTGTAGTAAAACTGGCTTATGACACACCTCAGAAAACCACTTATTTTATAGAAACTTCAACATCAAGATTGGCGGCAGTTGTCAATAATTCAGATCGAGTTGAGGGCTATTCTTTTGCCATTCTTCATAAATTTCTATTTATGGACTGGGCAGGAAAAAATATTCGGGATTTAGCGACCGTTTTGGCAGCGCTATCCATTTTAATTGTGAGTATTTTAGGTTTTATCCTTTTTCTGAAAAAGTAA
- a CDS encoding aspartyl/asparaginyl beta-hydroxylase domain-containing protein: MNPSSCQLPISFSIEKLQTDLATCETNLWTPHFNTNRYEGKWTSVSLRSQSGLETDILSFADKEYKNTPLLDSCPYFEEIMDWFECEKEAVRLLRLGPNSEIKEHMDNDTSYEDGFFRIHVPIVTNSEVYFYVDKKLVPMKMGECWYANFQLPHSVENKSSEPRIHLTLDCIRNKWSDELFSKMGFDVEHTSKSQYSDEVKQQIIAELSRNPSEINAKIIAEL, from the coding sequence ATGAATCCTTCTTCCTGCCAGCTTCCCATTTCTTTTTCAATTGAAAAATTGCAAACCGATTTGGCAACTTGCGAGACTAATTTATGGACGCCGCATTTTAATACGAATCGCTACGAAGGAAAATGGACAAGCGTTTCTCTGCGATCGCAATCTGGTTTAGAAACCGATATCCTTTCTTTTGCAGATAAAGAATATAAAAATACGCCTTTGCTTGACAGCTGTCCTTATTTTGAAGAAATAATGGATTGGTTTGAATGTGAAAAAGAGGCGGTGAGATTATTAAGGCTTGGTCCTAACAGCGAGATTAAAGAGCATATGGATAATGATACTTCGTATGAAGATGGTTTTTTTAGGATTCATGTTCCTATTGTCACCAATTCTGAAGTTTATTTTTATGTAGACAAAAAGCTGGTTCCGATGAAAATGGGAGAGTGCTGGTATGCCAATTTTCAATTGCCGCATAGTGTTGAGAATAAAAGCTCAGAACCTAGAATTCACTTGACTTTGGATTGTATCAGAAATAAATGGTCTGATGAATTGTTTTCTAAAATGGGTTTTGATGTTGAGCATACGTCCAAAAGTCAATATTCAGATGAGGTGAAACAGCAGATTATTGCTGAGCTTTCTAGAAATCCATCTGAAATTAACGCTAAGATTATTGCCGAACTTTAG
- a CDS encoding NAD-dependent deacylase, whose protein sequence is MKKKLVVLTGAGISAESGIKTFRDSDGLWEGHDVMEVATPEGWHKNQELVLDFYNKRRQQLKEVNPNLGHTILAELEKDFDVHIITQNVDDLHERAGSTNVLHLHGELLKVRSTQNKNLILDWTEDLLTGDLDANGHQLRPHIVWFGEEVPALEEAIDITETADYFAVIGTSLQVYPAAGLIAYTPSTTPVFYIDPKPISIPNLRNKVETIAKFASEGVADLREKLTNLEK, encoded by the coding sequence ATGAAAAAGAAACTTGTTGTTCTGACAGGAGCGGGAATCAGTGCTGAAAGCGGCATTAAAACTTTTCGCGATAGCGATGGTTTGTGGGAAGGCCATGATGTAATGGAGGTTGCAACTCCAGAAGGCTGGCATAAAAATCAGGAATTGGTTCTGGATTTCTACAACAAAAGACGCCAGCAGCTAAAAGAAGTAAATCCGAATCTTGGCCACACGATTTTGGCTGAATTAGAAAAGGACTTCGACGTACACATCATCACTCAAAATGTTGACGATCTTCATGAGCGCGCAGGCAGCACAAACGTTTTGCATTTGCATGGCGAATTGCTAAAAGTGCGAAGCACGCAGAATAAAAACCTCATTTTAGATTGGACAGAAGATTTGCTTACCGGAGATTTGGATGCAAACGGACATCAATTGCGCCCGCACATTGTCTGGTTTGGCGAAGAAGTTCCTGCACTCGAAGAAGCCATTGACATTACAGAAACCGCAGATTATTTTGCTGTAATCGGGACTTCTCTGCAAGTTTATCCCGCTGCTGGATTAATTGCCTACACACCAAGCACGACTCCAGTTTTTTATATTGATCCGAAACCTATTTCGATTCCGAATCTTAGAAATAAAGTCGAAACCATTGCCAAATTTGCTTCTGAAGGCGTTGCAGATTTAAGAGAGAAATTAACCAACTTAGAAAAATAA
- a CDS encoding TrmH family RNA methyltransferase, which yields MIDLDYLAFLENILTENRKANFLKVLENRTKHFTVAVEDVYQMHNTSAVMRSCEVFGIQELNVIEQRFGKRIDKEIALGAQKWVDINRFDSVSGCLSDLRSKGYQIIATTPHEKDCMLEDFDISKPSALFFGTEKEGLSKEIMENADGFLKIPMVGFTESLNISVSAAIIIQSLTNRLRRSDIDWKLTDEEILAKRLDWAKNSIRDIKRIEERYYQDNPR from the coding sequence ATGATTGATTTAGATTATCTCGCATTCTTAGAAAACATATTAACTGAAAATAGAAAAGCTAATTTTTTAAAAGTACTAGAAAATAGAACAAAACATTTTACAGTTGCAGTAGAAGATGTTTATCAGATGCATAATACAAGCGCAGTAATGCGAAGCTGTGAAGTTTTTGGAATTCAGGAACTGAATGTAATCGAACAGCGTTTTGGAAAAAGAATCGATAAAGAAATTGCTTTAGGTGCGCAAAAATGGGTTGATATCAATCGATTTGATTCAGTTTCAGGATGTCTTTCTGATTTGAGAAGTAAAGGTTACCAGATTATTGCCACAACTCCGCACGAGAAGGATTGTATGCTGGAAGATTTTGATATTTCAAAGCCGAGCGCCTTATTCTTCGGAACAGAAAAAGAAGGATTATCAAAAGAAATTATGGAAAACGCCGATGGTTTTCTAAAAATACCAATGGTAGGTTTTACAGAGAGTCTAAATATTTCAGTTTCTGCAGCGATTATTATTCAAAGCTTGACAAACAGACTTAGAAGATCTGATATCGATTGGAAATTGACTGATGAAGAAATTTTAGCAAAACGTTTGGATTGGGCTAAAAACTCAATACGGGATATAAAACGAATTGAAGAACGTTATTACCAAGATAACCCGAGATAA